The genome window ggtttttttaaaacacatgacTCCTCAGGACTACAAGTAGCATTAGTCTGGTTTCCTACAGAAGGCTGTGCTGAAGAAGAATTGGGGCTAGCTGGTTTAGAACTTAAATTAGAATTCATATCGGTTGTCTTTCCATTACTATTATTTTGACACTCTGTATCAATGATTAAACAGTCTTCATCTGTATCACTATTGCAAAGAATTACATCTTCACTTCTTACTGCTTCTGAGGTAACAGCCTTTTCCTTTGAACTGTCTGAGTTCTCTAGAACATTTCGTTTTTCAGGGGCATATACCATATCAGTAGCCAAATCATTTTTAGGAGAGGTTTCAATTTCTGTAGAACTTTCTAACTGTAAGGAATCAGATGTTTTCAAGTCATTATCCTGCCCCAAAAACTTGTCAGAATTTGATGCCCTTTCACCACATGGTACAAATCCCTGATCATTATTTTTGCACTCTTCAGGGCCACCATCCATGCCAGTCACCAGCTGTTTCTCCTTTTGCAACTGTTCCATCAGAATCTGAGATAAACTTCTGGAATGAGCAGAAATGTCTGGTGCGGTTGGTACCACAGATGTGGTTGCTGTGCTGGGAGCCGTGGGAATA of Ailuropoda melanoleuca isolate Jingjing unplaced genomic scaffold, ASM200744v2 unplaced-scaffold72625, whole genome shotgun sequence contains these proteins:
- the LOC117800569 gene encoding little elongation complex subunit 2-like; protein product: MSYEVNECRKIETLENLDLDFDGDVTELETFGVNTTKPSKSPSPVSTSTAPNTTDIPTAPSTATTSVVPTAPDISAHSRSLSQILMEQLQKEKQLVTGMDGGPEECKNNDQGFVPCGERASNSDKFLGQDNDLKTSDSLQLESSTEIETSPKNDLATDMVYAPEKRNVLENSDSSKEKAVTSEAVRSEDVILCNSDTDEDCLIIDTECQNNSNGKTTDMNSNLSSKPASPNSSSAQPSVGNQTNATCSPEESCVLKKPIKRVYKKFDPVGEILKMQDELLKPISRKIPELPLMNLENSKQPPALEQSSAPSDASSWPKSVWPSAFQKPKGRLPYELQDYVEDTSEYVAPQEGNFVYKLFSLQDLLLLVRCSVQRIETRPRSKKRKKIRRVSCYLGN